The Phoenix dactylifera cultivar Barhee BC4 unplaced genomic scaffold, palm_55x_up_171113_PBpolish2nd_filt_p 002064F, whole genome shotgun sequence genome includes a window with the following:
- the LOC120109344 gene encoding LOW QUALITY PROTEIN: zinc-finger homeodomain protein 2-like (The sequence of the model RefSeq protein was modified relative to this genomic sequence to represent the inferred CDS: inserted 1 base in 1 codon; deleted 3 bases in 2 codons) codes for MDFDDHDEPEEEIGLPVGSGYEAPLGNSGRGAAGGGKVSGGGGSGGGSGDGGGRGGGASGNRKVSGVGGGRYRECLKNHAVNIXGHAVDGCGEFMAAGEEGTLDGLRCAACSCHRNFHRKETEGGVAPGAGVIGAEYHHQFSPYYRTPAGYLHHHHHMAAAAAAAQQQQHRPAPLALPSTSGGGGYSREEQEDISHPMMGGGGVGGGIGGSGGGGARGSGKKRFRTKFTQEQKDKMLAFAEKVGWRIQKHDEAAVQQFCEETCVKRHVLKVWMHNNKHTLGKKP; via the exons ATGGACTTCGACGACCACGACGAGCCGGAGGAGGAGATCGGGCTGCCGGTGGGCTCCGGCTACGAGGCTCCTCTGGGGAATTCCGGCAGAGGCGCTGCCGGAGGCGGCAAGGTGAGCGGAGGCGGTGGCAGCGGAGGAGGG AGCGGGGATGGTGGCGGTCGGGGGGGCGGGGCGTCGGGTAACCGGAAGGTGAGCGGGGTAGGGGGAGGGAGGTACAGAGAGTGCCTCAAGAACCACGCAGTGAATA GGGGGCATGCGGTGGATGGGTGCGGGGAGTTCATGGCGGCCGGGGAGGAGGGTACTCTGGACGGGCTGCGCTGCGCCGCCTGCAGCTGCCACCGGAACTTCCACCGGAAGGAGACGGAGGGCGGCGTCGCCCCCGGAGCCGGCGTGATCGGTGCGGAGTACCACCACCAGTTCTCCCCCTACTACCGGACGCCGGCGGGGTACctgcaccaccaccaccacatggcggctgcggcggcggccgcgcagcagcagcagcaccgGCCGGCGCCGCTGGCGCTTCCGTCGACTTCCGGCGGCGGGGGGTACAGCAGGGAGGAGCAGGAGGACATCTCGCACCCGATGATGGGCGGCGGAGGCGTGGGAGGAGGCATCGGCGGCAGCGGCGGAGGGGGAGCG CGGGGGTCGGGGAAGAAGAGGTTCCGGACCAAGTTCACTCAGGAGCAGAAGGACAAGATGCTGGCATTCGCGGAGAAGGTGGGGTGGCGGATCCAGAAGCACGACGAGGCGGCGGTGCAGCAGTTCTGCGAGGAGACGTGCGTGAAGCGCCACGTGCTCAAGGTCTGGATGCACAACAACAAGCACACGCTGGGCAAGAAACCCTAG